A stretch of DNA from Pseudomonadales bacterium:
CGGAACGGGGCGCTGCGCCAGATGAGGGAGCGTGCGCCGTGCGCCTGGTCGTCCGCCTTCTGTTGTTCCGCCATGCGGGTTGTGACTCCCTCTCTGGCTGCACATACTAGCAGCCTGTTGGATAAGTCTCGAAAGCTCAGAGGCTCTGGCGCGCGGGCTGGCAAGACGCACCTCGAAGGCAATGTTGGTGACCTTGCCGAGAGGTGCAACGTAGTCAGCGCGCGCGCCAGAGCCTCCCGGAGGGCGCGCTGAGCAAACGAGACTTATACAACAGGCTGCCAGGCAGCCTCAGACCAAATATCGACCACCAGGAGCACGGCATGGCCCTCGATTTTTCAGACAAGGTCGCCGTCATCACCGGCGCCGGCAATGGGCTCGGCCGTTCCCACGCGCTCCTGCTCGGCTCCCTCGGGGCGCGGGTGGTGGTCAACGATCTCGGCGGTTCCGGATCCGGTGAAGGCCGCGATTCGAGCGTTGCGGACTCGGTAGTCGAGCAGATCACCTCCGCTGGTGGCGAGGCTGTCGCCAACGGAGATTCAGTGACCGAGGGTGATCGGATCGTGCAATGCGCGCTGGACACCTTCGGCCGCATCGACATCGTGGTCAACAACGCCGGCATTCTGCGCGACAAATCCTTTCACAAGATGACGGACGAGGACTGGGACCTGGTTTACAACGTACATCTGAAAGGCGCCTACAAGGTCAGTCGCGCGGCATTTCCCCACATGCGCGAGCAGGGCAGTGGCCGCTTCGTAATGACGACCTCGGCTGCAGGCATCTACGGTAATTTCGGACAGGCAAATTACAGCGCCTGCAAACTGGCTCTGCACGGGCTCTCCCAGACCCTGGCCATCGAAGGCCGCTCGAAAGGCATCGCGTCAAACACCATCGCCCCCATCGCCGCTTCGAGGCTGATGGGCACGGTGATGGACGAGAAGGCCATGGCGCTGCTGCGCCCCGAGGTGGTCAGCCCCCTGGTCGCCTGGCTGTGTCACGACAGCTGTGATGCCACCGGCGGACTGTTCGAAGTCGGTGCAGGCTGGATCGGGCGCGTGCGCTGGGAGCGCAGTCAGGGCGCCTATTTTCCACCCACCGGCTTCTCGCCGGACGATGTCCAGGCAGCCTGGGAGAAGATCAACGACTTCTCCGATGCCAGCCACCCGACCAGCACTGCGGACACCATGCGGGCCATCTTCGGCAACCCGCATCTCCCCAGGGAGTGATTTCCTCGAATCCCCGCGTCCGCTTTCTCGGCTGGCGCATGGTCGCCGTTGCCTTCTTTGTCGACTTCGTCGCCGTCGGCTTCTTTTTTTACTCCTACGGCGTGTTTTTCAAGGCCATCGCAGAAGAGTTCGGTGGCTCACGCCTCGGTGTCTCACTCGGACTGACGATAACCGCCACCGTCGGCGCGCTCGCCGCTCCGCTGCTCGGCAATGCGCTGGATCGCTATCCGCTGAAACGCATCATCGCGCTGGGTGCGGGCTTCATGACCATGGGCTTCATCGCGCTGAGTTTCGTGCGTTCGCCGCTGGAATTCTATCTGGCGATCGGCCTGTTCATCGGCTTTGGCGCAAGCGCGATGGGCGGCCTGGCAACCGCAAAGCTGGTGGCGAACTGGTTCGTGCGCAAACGGGGTATGGCGCTGGGCATCGCCGCCACGGGAATCTCCGCGTCCGGAGTGGTCATGCCCTTCATCAGCGCCGCACTCATCGACAACTACGGGTGGCGCGAAGGATTCATGCTCTACGCCGCCTTCACCGGGCTCATCGTGCTGCCTCTGGTGCTGAAGCTGGTGATCTCCAGACCTGAGGATGTGGATCTGCTGCCTGACGGCCAGCTCACGGAAGTGAGCGGCAAGGATTTCGCACACATCGCCGCCGCCGAAAGTTCCACAAACCCGATCCTCAAAGAGCGGAACTTCTGGGTGCTGGTGACCGTGGTGGGACTGCTGTTCTGCTGCCAGAGCGCGACCCTCACCCACATGGTGCCGCGTATCACCGACTCGGGTACTTCGCTGCAGGCGGCCTCTATGGTGATGTCGGTGTGCGCCGGACTCGGCATCTTCGGCAAGCTGTCCTTCGGCTGGCTCTCCGACTACTGGCGCGCCCGTCACGCAGTCTGGTTCACCATCGCCTGCCAGATCAGCGGCCAGCTGCTGATGTTCCAGACCGACAAAATGTGGCTGTTCACCCTCGGCGCTGCGCTGTTCGGCTACGGCATGGGTGGGGTAGTCCCCCTCCAGGGTGCGCTGGTGGGCCAGATGTTCGGCCGCAACCGCTTCGGCAAGGCGATGGGTCGGCTGCGACCGGCGATGTTCCCGCTGCAGATCATCGGTGTGCCACTGGCCGGCTGGATATTCGATACCACCGGCAGCTACGATCCGGCCTTCATGATCTTTCTGGGGCTCTATGTGCTGGCTGCTTTCGCCGCGCTGGGGTTTCGGGAGCGGGCACGATAGCCCATCCGCGTCCACGCCAGGCAAATCTTTCCGAGTTTCTTGGCTGGATCTTGCGAGCAATCGAGCAGATCTCGCTGAGCTGTCTCGGATCCATCTCGAAGCCGGGGTGGCGAGGGGGGTGTGGCGGACCGTGGAGCGAGGCCGAGTGAGGCGGATTGACTCGCGGCTTTGCGCGAGGCAACTCCGCCAATCGAGGGAAGCCCGGAGGGCCCGAGCGTAGGTCCGCCACACCCCCTCGCGGCCTCGAAATCCGTTCCGAAAACAGCCCCAGCGAGTATCAGCGCTGCAGCAGCGTAAGGAACTCCGCCCGGGTCGAAGGATTCTCCTGAAAGGCGCCGAGCATCGCAGAGGACTTCATCTGGGAGTTCTGCTTTTCCACTCCGCGCATCATCATGCACAGGTGCTGGGCTTCGATGATCACCCCCACATCCTGGGCTCCCGTCACCTTGCGCACCGCATCCGCGATCTGGAAAGTGAGCTGCTCCTGGATCTGCAGGCGCCGGGCGAACATGTCGACAATGCGCGCGACTTTGGAAAGGCCCAGCACCTTGCCGTCCGGTATGTAACCGACATGGGCGCGACCGATGAAGGGCAGCAGATGGTGCTCGCACAGCGAGTAGAGCTCGATGTTCTGCACGATGATCATTTCCCGGTTGTCTGTGGGGAACAGTGCGTTGTTGACCACCTCTTCGAGACTCTGCTCGTACCCCCGGGTGAGGAACTGCATCGCCACCGCCGCGCGTTTCGGTGTGCTGGCCACACCCGGCCGATTGAGATCATCCACACTCGCAACGATCTTCGTATAGGCCTCCAGCAAGGCTTTATAGTTGTCCACTGTCTGATTTCCTTTGAGTTATCCGTGCACTTGAATGGGTTATCGGAGATTCCTCCGGAATCCGGGCGGTCACCTGTCGGTCAGCGGCCCGTATAGACCGGATCGCGCTTTTCCAGAAAGGCCTTCATACCTTCCTTCACGTCCTCGGTACGCGAGCACATCAGCTGATTGCGGTTCTCAATCGCCATCGCCGCCTCCAGGCCGGGTGCATCGATGGCGAGATTGAGCCCCTCCTTGGTCAGGCGCAGCCCCATGGGGGAGGTGGTCAGCATCTCCTTGAGATAGGGGCGTGCCGCATCCGCCAGCTGCGCATCCGGAACGACTTCAGACACAAGGCCGGTCGCCAGCGCACGCGGGGCGTGAATGAAACGACCCGTCAACATCAGCTCGGAAGCGATCGAGGTGCCAACCAGTCTGGGCAGAAAGTAACTTGACCCCATGTCGCAGGCAGAAAGACCCAGTCGGATGAAGGCGGCATTCATCCTCGCGCTCTCACCGGCAATGCGGATATCTGAAGCGAGCACAAAAGAAAATCCGCCACCACAGGCCGCGCCCTGCACCAGTGAGATGATGGGCTGCGGGCAGCGCCGCATGCGGATGTAGACCTCCGCCAGGTAACCCTGAAATCCCATACCCGCCCCATACGGATTGTCTGCGGGTGCACGGCTGCCGGACTCCTTGATGTCGAGTCCTGCGCAGAATGCGCGTCCGGCGCCCCGCATGACAACAATGCGCACGCTGTCATCTTCCTGGAGTCTGCCGAAGTAATCACGCAGCTCGGTCACCATCTGCAGCGATATTGCGTTCAGCGATTCCGGTCGATTCAGGGTCAACCAGTCCACCGCCCCTTCCTTCTCAATCAGCAGGGTTTCGTAACTGCTCAATGTCGTCTCCTTAATTTTCAGGCCTGCTGAATTTCACACCAGTGGCAGCCGCACGTTCGCGGTACCGAATACCCTGGTCTCCCCCGCGGTGTTCTTCACCGTGAGATCGAGCTGCACCAGACCCGCCTCTTCGTCGACATCGGTGACCACCGCATCGATTGTGCAGGCTTCGTCCGCGAGGAGCGGTGCGCGGAACACTGTATCGATGTATTCCACCCGTGCAACCTCAGACCAGCGATGGATCATGCTGGTCAGAAAGCCCATGGCCATGATGCCCGGCACCAGAGCGCCGGGCAGGCCCTCTTTGCGGGCTTTGTCGTGATCGCTGAAGCGACCACCACCGCCCCAGCCGACGGCAGCGGCGAAGCTGCTGGTCGCCGCCAGTGAGGTATCCGGTTCGAAGGGTGTGAGTTCAGCACCGAATTCCACATCGGCAATGCTGCGTACGCTCATTGGGCTTTCTCCCGGATCACCATACGGGAGTCACTGATGGCCACCTGCTCCCCGGTGGCATCGAAGATCTCCATGCGCGAAACGAGGAAAATCATGCGTCCACTGCGCCCGGACTTATCGTATATGTCGTGCAGGTGGGTGCGTCCGGTCAGTGGCGCGCCAATCCGCACCGGTTTCAGACAGGTGACCGCTTTGCCGCCATCCATCGGAATTCCTCCCAGGCTCGGAAACTCGATCGGCAGGTGGCGACCTGCAGCAAGACTGGCGATGAAGGCCGGGGTGGCCTGGAAATCTTCGTGGTCAGGGTCGATGAACTGGGCCAGCCGCTCGCCGGAAACCTTTGCCACCGTGACCACCCGATCCCGATCCAGCACGAACTCCTTGGTGTCGAATTCGAGATTCAGGAAACGGGACTTCAGTTCTTCAATATCTACCATGTCGGCTCACTACTCCTTCTCCGGCCGTCAGACTACCAGAGGACAGCCTGGCCGGGGCGGCCCCCCCCCCCGATTCCGCCGCTCCTTCACTTGAGTTTTCAACTCCGAGCACACAGCATGCAGGTTCGGAATACTCAGCAGGAGGATCCTCCATGAAAGCCGTCGTTACCCGCAATCGCCAACTGGTACTCGATACGGTTCCCGACCCTCTACCCGGATCCGGGCAGGTCCTGGTGAAGTCACTGGCCTGCGGCATCTGCGGATCCGATCTCCATGCCCTCAAGCACATGGACCGCATGGTCGAAGCCACCGTGAAGTCCAACTTCGGTGAAGCCGGGCCCATGACCATGGATCCCGGCGGCGACATCGTCTTCGGCCACGAATTCTGCGCTGAAATCGTCGATTACGGTCCCGACACCACCCGATCACTTGCCGTCGGCACAAGGGTCTGTTCAGTGCCGATGATCCTTGGGCCTGCCGCCACCGGCGCTATCGGTTACTCAAACAGTTTCTACGGCGGCTATGGCGAGTACCTGCTGCTGCAGGAAGGCCTCATGCTGCCGGTTCCGAATGGTCTGCCTACAGAGCAGGCCGCACTGACCGAGCCTTTCGCTGTGGGCCTTCATGCGGTCAACAAAGCCCAGCCCGGCAAAGATGACGTCTTCATGGTGATCGGCTGCGGCCCTATCGGTCTTGCGGTCATCGCAGCACTGAAGTCCCGGGGGCTGGGTCCGGTGGTGGCCGCAGACTTTTCACCGGCCAGACGGCGCCTGGCAGAAACACTGGGCGCCGATGTACTGGTGGACCCGGCACAGGAATCACCCTACGCGAAGTGGGAGGATCTCGGTGTCCCACGTACCGCTGCACAGCAGATGATGGCGGAGATGATGGGTACCAGCGCCAGAAGACCGGTGCTGTTTGAATGCGTCGGTGTCCCGGGCATTCTGCAGACCCTGATGGAGGGATCACCCACAGGCGCCCGGATCGTGGTGGTGGGCGTGTGTATGGAGCCCGATCGCATAGAGCCCTTTGTGGCCATCAACAAACAGCTGGAGCTGCACTTCGTGCTGGGATACACCCCGGAAGAATTCGCCCAGACCCTGCATGGAATCGCAGCAGGAGAAATCCTCGCGCACCCCATCGTCACGGGTCACGTCGGGCTCGCAGGGGTGGCTCAGGCTTTCGAGGATCTGGGCAATCCCGAGGCACACTCGAAAATTCTGGTGCACCCCTGGGAGGCAGCCGTCTGATACTGCAGCCGACCCGCTGAGGACTTCAGGCCTTCTGCGAGAGCTGCACCAGCACCCCGTTGGCCGCCGCGGGATGCACAAACGCACCACCAATGGTTCGAATACCCTTCGCGTCGAGATCGGCGACCGTGGCTTTCTGATCGTCCACCGCGAAAGCGACCGTGTGGATGCCTTCACCGAGCTTGTTCAGAGAGCCTGTTATCGGGGAGCTGTCATCGGTCGGCGAAATCAGCTCGAGAAAGGTCTGGTTTCCGAAGTGGTAGAAAGCCTGGTCGGCTTTCAGCGCCTCTGAATGCTGCCGCTCCGGTTGCATACCCAGAAGTTTCGAATATCCCTCGATCGCACTGTCGAGATCTTTAACACGCACCACGACATGATCGATGCCTTTGA
This window harbors:
- a CDS encoding SDR family oxidoreductase, giving the protein MALDFSDKVAVITGAGNGLGRSHALLLGSLGARVVVNDLGGSGSGEGRDSSVADSVVEQITSAGGEAVANGDSVTEGDRIVQCALDTFGRIDIVVNNAGILRDKSFHKMTDEDWDLVYNVHLKGAYKVSRAAFPHMREQGSGRFVMTTSAAGIYGNFGQANYSACKLALHGLSQTLAIEGRSKGIASNTIAPIAASRLMGTVMDEKAMALLRPEVVSPLVAWLCHDSCDATGGLFEVGAGWIGRVRWERSQGAYFPPTGFSPDDVQAAWEKINDFSDASHPTSTADTMRAIFGNPHLPRE
- a CDS encoding MFS transporter is translated as MISSNPRVRFLGWRMVAVAFFVDFVAVGFFFYSYGVFFKAIAEEFGGSRLGVSLGLTITATVGALAAPLLGNALDRYPLKRIIALGAGFMTMGFIALSFVRSPLEFYLAIGLFIGFGASAMGGLATAKLVANWFVRKRGMALGIAATGISASGVVMPFISAALIDNYGWREGFMLYAAFTGLIVLPLVLKLVISRPEDVDLLPDGQLTEVSGKDFAHIAAAESSTNPILKERNFWVLVTVVGLLFCCQSATLTHMVPRITDSGTSLQAASMVMSVCAGLGIFGKLSFGWLSDYWRARHAVWFTIACQISGQLLMFQTDKMWLFTLGAALFGYGMGGVVPLQGALVGQMFGRNRFGKAMGRLRPAMFPLQIIGVPLAGWIFDTTGSYDPAFMIFLGLYVLAAFAALGFRERAR
- the folE gene encoding GTP cyclohydrolase I FolE produces the protein MDNYKALLEAYTKIVASVDDLNRPGVASTPKRAAVAMQFLTRGYEQSLEEVVNNALFPTDNREMIIVQNIELYSLCEHHLLPFIGRAHVGYIPDGKVLGLSKVARIVDMFARRLQIQEQLTFQIADAVRKVTGAQDVGVIIEAQHLCMMMRGVEKQNSQMKSSAMLGAFQENPSTRAEFLTLLQR
- a CDS encoding enoyl-CoA hydratase-related protein, translated to MSSYETLLIEKEGAVDWLTLNRPESLNAISLQMVTELRDYFGRLQEDDSVRIVVMRGAGRAFCAGLDIKESGSRAPADNPYGAGMGFQGYLAEVYIRMRRCPQPIISLVQGAACGGGFSFVLASDIRIAGESARMNAAFIRLGLSACDMGSSYFLPRLVGTSIASELMLTGRFIHAPRALATGLVSEVVPDAQLADAARPYLKEMLTTSPMGLRLTKEGLNLAIDAPGLEAAMAIENRNQLMCSRTEDVKEGMKAFLEKRDPVYTGR
- a CDS encoding MaoC family dehydratase N-terminal domain-containing protein; this encodes MVDIEELKSRFLNLEFDTKEFVLDRDRVVTVAKVSGERLAQFIDPDHEDFQATPAFIASLAAGRHLPIEFPSLGGIPMDGGKAVTCLKPVRIGAPLTGRTHLHDIYDKSGRSGRMIFLVSRMEIFDATGEQVAISDSRMVIREKAQ
- a CDS encoding zinc-binding dehydrogenase produces the protein MKAVVTRNRQLVLDTVPDPLPGSGQVLVKSLACGICGSDLHALKHMDRMVEATVKSNFGEAGPMTMDPGGDIVFGHEFCAEIVDYGPDTTRSLAVGTRVCSVPMILGPAATGAIGYSNSFYGGYGEYLLLQEGLMLPVPNGLPTEQAALTEPFAVGLHAVNKAQPGKDDVFMVIGCGPIGLAVIAALKSRGLGPVVAADFSPARRRLAETLGADVLVDPAQESPYAKWEDLGVPRTAAQQMMAEMMGTSARRPVLFECVGVPGILQTLMEGSPTGARIVVVGVCMEPDRIEPFVAINKQLELHFVLGYTPEEFAQTLHGIAAGEILAHPIVTGHVGLAGVAQAFEDLGNPEAHSKILVHPWEAAV
- a CDS encoding VOC family protein; amino-acid sequence: MAFKGIDHVVVRVKDLDSAIEGYSKLLGMQPERQHSEALKADQAFYHFGNQTFLELISPTDDSSPITGSLNKLGEGIHTVAFAVDDQKATVADLDAKGIRTIGGAFVHPAAANGVLVQLSQKA